One window of the Amycolatopsis mediterranei genome contains the following:
- a CDS encoding WXG100 family type VII secretion target, translating into MSAGQGFQGTVAQFTDAEGKVTEVRAQMDQNLSTLRDRIEATRAGWQGEAQKAFDHVMMRFDEDARGMNQALQRIGELLREAGSKYERSEQQQQEILGAVNRGFDALG; encoded by the coding sequence ATGAGCGCCGGACAGGGATTCCAAGGAACAGTTGCCCAGTTCACCGATGCCGAGGGCAAGGTCACCGAGGTTCGGGCCCAGATGGACCAGAACCTCTCGACGCTGCGCGACCGCATCGAGGCCACCCGCGCCGGCTGGCAGGGTGAGGCGCAGAAGGCCTTCGACCACGTGATGATGCGCTTCGACGAGGACGCTCGCGGCATGAACCAGGCGCTGCAGCGCATCGGTGAGCTGCTCCGCGAGGCCGGCTCCAAGTACGAGCGTTCCGAGCAGCAGCAGCAGGAGATCCTCGGCGCCGTGAACCGCGGCTTCGACGCCCTCGGCTGA
- a CDS encoding WXG100 family type VII secretion target — MPDGAGIVVNYATIRAAADDCTQTGGELQSAFDRLKDDLRPLTTTWTGSAKEQYDAAQRTWDQKFEDLKQVLAQIAAALPQIADGYQSTDSAVEGLF, encoded by the coding sequence ATGCCTGATGGCGCCGGCATTGTCGTCAATTACGCCACCATCCGCGCGGCCGCGGATGACTGCACGCAGACCGGGGGCGAGCTGCAGTCCGCCTTCGACCGCCTCAAGGACGACCTGAGGCCGCTGACCACCACCTGGACCGGTTCCGCCAAGGAGCAGTACGACGCCGCCCAGCGCACCTGGGACCAGAAGTTCGAGGACCTGAAGCAGGTTCTGGCGCAGATCGCCGCCGCCCTGCCGCAGATCGCCGACGGTTACCAGTCCACGGACAGCGCCGTCGAGGGTCTGTTCTGA
- a CDS encoding DUF4333 domain-containing protein — protein MTPQSPPSQPPDPRQPQWWQPPSSPPGAPAGWAPEQQATGPHTGQWQQNADPGAPPGSGTTGAYTGQWNPGQPSGSFSGPWQPGQPGGGPWPPPSQPTPHQQPPTPGHGQQYGGGFQPTQYGGLGAFAVEPEKKPKSKKPLLIAAAAVLVLALGGGAAWLLGAFRGDVLAQQSLEDGVVKVLNENYGEPDVKDAQCPANEAAKNGTTFDCTVTIGGQQKKVTVRVLNDRPEYEVGAPH, from the coding sequence ATGACGCCACAGTCACCACCGTCCCAGCCACCCGACCCGCGGCAGCCGCAGTGGTGGCAGCCACCGTCGAGCCCGCCCGGCGCTCCCGCCGGATGGGCGCCGGAACAGCAGGCGACCGGCCCGCACACCGGGCAGTGGCAGCAGAACGCCGACCCGGGCGCGCCTCCCGGCTCCGGCACCACGGGGGCCTACACCGGCCAGTGGAACCCGGGACAGCCGTCGGGCTCGTTCTCCGGGCCCTGGCAGCCGGGACAACCGGGCGGCGGGCCGTGGCCGCCGCCGTCCCAGCCGACGCCGCACCAGCAGCCGCCGACGCCCGGGCACGGGCAGCAGTACGGCGGCGGGTTCCAGCCCACGCAGTACGGCGGTCTCGGCGCCTTCGCCGTCGAGCCGGAGAAGAAGCCGAAGTCGAAGAAGCCGTTGCTGATCGCTGCGGCGGCGGTCCTGGTGCTCGCGCTGGGCGGCGGCGCGGCCTGGCTGCTGGGCGCGTTCCGCGGAGACGTCCTGGCGCAACAGTCCCTTGAGGACGGTGTGGTCAAGGTCCTCAACGAGAACTACGGCGAGCCGGACGTGAAGGACGCGCAGTGCCCGGCGAACGAAGCCGCGAAGAACGGCACGACGTTCGACTGCACGGTGACCATCGGCGGGCAGCAGAAGAAGGTGACCGTGCGGGTGCTCAACGACCGGCCCGAGTACGAGGTCGGCGCGCCGCACTGA
- the rplM gene encoding 50S ribosomal protein L13, whose amino-acid sequence MPTYSPKPGDVTRAWHVIDAEDVVLGRLATEVATLLRGKHKPTYAPHVDTGDFVIIVNAEKVALTGNKREQKFAYRHSGYPGGLRKRSFGELLDTKPEHLVEKVVKGMLPKNKLGRAQAKKLKVYAGPQHPHAAQQPQAREITKIAQVAQ is encoded by the coding sequence TTGCCCACGTACAGCCCCAAGCCCGGCGACGTCACTCGTGCCTGGCACGTGATCGACGCCGAGGATGTCGTGCTCGGACGGCTGGCGACCGAGGTCGCCACGCTGCTGCGCGGCAAGCACAAGCCGACCTACGCCCCGCACGTGGACACCGGTGACTTCGTCATCATCGTCAACGCCGAGAAGGTCGCGCTCACCGGTAACAAGCGCGAGCAGAAGTTCGCCTACCGGCACAGCGGTTACCCGGGCGGTCTGCGGAAGCGCTCGTTCGGCGAGCTGCTGGACACCAAGCCCGAGCACCTTGTCGAGAAGGTCGTCAAGGGCATGCTGCCGAAGAACAAGCTCGGCCGCGCTCAGGCGAAGAAGCTGAAGGTGTACGCCGGCCCGCAGCACCCGCACGCCGCGCAGCAGCCGCAGGCGCGCGAGATCACCAAGATCGCGCAGGTCGCGCAGTGA
- the rpsI gene encoding 30S ribosomal protein S9, which translates to MTSTETETPEVVEAPEATESGAAATSETPVATSETPAATSETPVATSESAAAPRPSRAAGGNAQTVGRRKEAVVRVRVVPGTGQFKLNGRTLEEYFPNKVHQQLIKDPLVLVEKPDSFDIFANLHGGGVSGQAGALRLAIARALIEVDADDRPALKKAGFLTRDARATERKKYGLKKARKAPQYSKR; encoded by the coding sequence GTGACCAGCACCGAGACCGAGACCCCCGAGGTCGTCGAGGCCCCCGAGGCGACCGAGTCCGGCGCCGCCGCGACCAGCGAGACCCCGGTCGCGACCAGCGAAACCCCCGCTGCGACCAGCGAGACCCCGGTCGCCACGAGCGAGAGCGCCGCCGCGCCGCGCCCGTCGCGCGCCGCGGGTGGCAACGCGCAGACCGTCGGCCGCCGCAAGGAAGCCGTCGTCCGCGTGCGCGTCGTCCCGGGCACCGGCCAGTTCAAGCTCAACGGCCGCACCCTCGAGGAGTACTTCCCGAACAAGGTGCACCAGCAGCTCATCAAGGACCCGCTGGTCCTGGTCGAGAAGCCGGACTCGTTCGACATCTTCGCCAACCTCCACGGTGGCGGCGTCTCGGGTCAGGCGGGCGCGCTGCGCCTGGCGATCGCCCGTGCGCTCATCGAGGTCGACGCAGACGACCGCCCGGCCCTCAAGAAGGCCGGCTTCCTGACCCGTGACGCGCGCGCCACGGAGCGGAAGAAGTACGGCCTCAAGAAGGCCCGCAAGGCCCCGCAGTACAGCAAGCGCTGA
- the glmM gene encoding phosphoglucosamine mutase has translation MARLFGTDGVRGLANAELTPELALALAASAARVLAAHDRSHRPVAVVGRDPRASGEMLEAAVVAGLTSAGADVRRVGVLPTPAVAYLVGALEADLGVMISASHNPMPDNGIKLFAAGGHKLPDGIEDEIEAGVSADAVRPTGAGVGRVTDVEDALDRYAAHLLDATPSPLAGLKVVVDCANGASSAAAPEVYRRAGAEVVALHADPDGININQHCGSNHPEKLREAVVAHGADLGIAHDGDADRCVAVDSAGELIDGDQIMAVLALALAEAGELTKDTLVATVMSNLGLHLAMKAHGIAVVTAAVGDRYVLEELRAGGFALGGEQSGHVVLPAHATTGDGLLTALRLMSRMAETGKSLADLAAVMNRLPQVLVNVPVADKAAVAGSAEVRDAVGEVEAELGEEGRVLLRPSGTEQLVRVMVEAPAQSTAQAAADRLAGVVSAVS, from the coding sequence ATGGCACGCCTGTTCGGAACCGACGGGGTCCGTGGCCTGGCCAACGCCGAGCTGACGCCGGAGCTCGCGCTGGCGCTGGCGGCCAGCGCCGCCCGCGTGCTCGCCGCGCACGACCGCTCCCACCGGCCGGTCGCGGTCGTCGGCCGCGACCCGCGCGCCAGCGGCGAGATGCTGGAAGCCGCGGTCGTGGCGGGCCTCACGTCCGCCGGGGCCGACGTGCGCCGCGTCGGGGTGCTGCCCACACCGGCCGTCGCATACCTGGTCGGCGCGCTCGAGGCCGACCTCGGCGTGATGATCTCCGCGTCGCACAACCCGATGCCCGACAACGGCATCAAGCTCTTCGCCGCGGGCGGGCACAAGCTCCCCGACGGCATCGAGGACGAGATCGAAGCCGGCGTGTCCGCCGACGCCGTCCGCCCGACGGGTGCGGGTGTGGGGCGCGTCACGGACGTCGAAGACGCCCTCGACCGCTACGCCGCCCACCTGCTCGACGCCACGCCGAGCCCGCTCGCCGGGCTCAAGGTGGTCGTCGACTGCGCCAATGGCGCTTCGTCGGCCGCCGCGCCCGAGGTCTACCGCCGCGCCGGCGCCGAGGTCGTCGCGCTGCACGCCGACCCGGACGGCATCAACATCAACCAGCACTGCGGCTCCAACCACCCGGAGAAGCTGCGCGAAGCGGTCGTCGCCCACGGCGCCGACCTCGGCATCGCGCACGACGGCGACGCCGACCGCTGCGTGGCCGTCGACTCCGCCGGCGAGCTGATCGACGGCGACCAGATCATGGCCGTCCTGGCGCTCGCGCTGGCCGAGGCCGGCGAGCTGACCAAGGACACCCTGGTCGCGACCGTGATGAGCAACCTCGGCCTGCACCTGGCCATGAAGGCGCACGGCATCGCGGTCGTCACCGCCGCGGTGGGCGACCGGTACGTCCTGGAGGAGCTGCGCGCCGGCGGGTTCGCGCTCGGCGGCGAGCAGTCCGGCCACGTCGTGCTCCCGGCCCACGCCACCACCGGCGACGGCCTGCTGACCGCGCTGCGGCTGATGAGCCGCATGGCCGAGACGGGCAAGTCCCTGGCCGACCTGGCGGCCGTGATGAACCGGCTGCCGCAGGTGCTGGTCAACGTCCCGGTCGCCGACAAGGCCGCGGTCGCGGGCTCGGCCGAGGTCCGCGACGCCGTCGGCGAGGTCGAGGCCGAGCTGGGCGAGGAGGGCCGGGTGCTGCTGCGCCCGTCCGGTACCGAGCAGCTGGTCCGCGTGATGGTCGAGGCGCCGGCGCAGTCCACCGCGCAGGCCGCGGCCGACCGCTTGGCCGGCGTCGTCTCAGCGGTTTCCTGA
- a CDS encoding cytochrome P450, translated as MDEFERHGIEVVSGRDACARALRSPELTSDPGGGSPSVLLRDGAEHTRLRAVLREIIAGVEPFPEPLRAGIETTVAGLGTSFDLVRDFARPVAGAVTSAVLGVPLDDVFLDHLEATTANLDVSGGTDRAGQASAFRLAVQLSRTPAGPGGLTALREAHAAGRLDDDELALNPVVLAHAAYENSLNFLACAGLELANSGPRSVRELVTAICPARYVLRFGPDGPVAISLAGGLPFGLGRHACPGSGVAVAEGEIALTALAKVLAGGCRVGEVRWKTHPVFHGLEKAVVTLASGNR; from the coding sequence ATGGACGAGTTCGAACGGCACGGCATCGAGGTGGTCTCCGGCCGCGACGCCTGCGCGCGAGCCCTGCGGTCGCCCGAGCTGACGTCGGATCCCGGCGGCGGCTCGCCCAGCGTGCTGCTGCGGGACGGCGCCGAGCACACCCGCCTGCGCGCGGTGCTGCGGGAGATCATCGCCGGGGTGGAGCCGTTTCCCGAGCCGCTGCGAGCCGGGATCGAAACGACCGTGGCCGGGCTGGGGACGTCGTTCGACCTGGTGCGCGACTTCGCGCGGCCAGTAGCGGGCGCGGTGACGTCGGCGGTCCTGGGCGTGCCCCTCGACGACGTGTTCCTGGACCACCTCGAGGCGACGACGGCGAACCTCGACGTCTCCGGCGGCACCGACCGGGCCGGGCAGGCGTCGGCGTTCCGGCTGGCGGTGCAGCTCAGCCGCACCCCGGCCGGGCCGGGCGGCCTGACGGCGCTGCGGGAGGCGCACGCGGCCGGCCGGCTGGACGACGACGAGCTGGCGCTGAACCCGGTGGTGCTGGCGCACGCGGCGTACGAGAACTCGCTGAACTTCCTGGCGTGCGCCGGCCTCGAACTCGCGAATTCTGGTCCGCGGAGCGTGCGGGAACTGGTGACGGCGATCTGCCCGGCCCGGTACGTCCTCCGGTTCGGCCCGGACGGCCCGGTGGCGATCTCCCTGGCCGGCGGCCTGCCGTTCGGCCTCGGCCGGCACGCGTGCCCCGGCTCCGGGGTCGCGGTGGCCGAAGGGGAGATCGCGCTCACGGCGCTGGCGAAAGTCCTCGCCGGCGGCTGCCGGGTGGGCGAAGTCCGCTGGAAGACCCACCCGGTGTTCCACGGCCTCGAGAAGGCCGTGGTCACCCTCGCGTCAGGAAACCGCTGA
- a CDS encoding fatty acyl-AMP ligase → MPPAAVPDDVLTTPFTDYLLRNAGVERPAFTCRTFPGPADHTLTWPQVLARVRGVARELRRVTRPGDRVAIVARQDLGYVTAFLGTLYAGRVAVPLSVPTGRTGRARIESAFADATPAACLTSKDFLDQVPPATVLAVEDIADVEPGDAEPPAAVAMTDPAYLQYTSGSTRRPAGAVISHRALVAACWQTTRCYHADASTPLAGWVPFFHDMGLVLLIGTPVFLGSRSVFFTPMEFVRDPLRWIRLLAGLPGVVSAAPNFAFDLAAEAAEDLEAVDLSRVNSVLNGSEPVRAATVEAFERAFAPFGLPRAAHKPCYGLAEATVFVTSAGAEGPTVRVFDGEQRVSVGRPYGQRVRIVDKEIQVSGPNVADGYWGRDDVIAPGGWLRTGDLGFVHDGELYVTGRLKDLIIVDGRNHHPQDIEATVEAAHPGIRRVAAFAVRDGHGEGVAVVAGCTAPDASVETAVRRAVSAAHDLPLRALWLVRPGEVPRTSSGKVSRTAARERWWGENERHG, encoded by the coding sequence GTGCCGCCCGCAGCTGTCCCGGATGACGTCCTCACCACGCCGTTCACGGACTACCTGCTCCGCAACGCCGGCGTTGAGCGCCCCGCCTTCACCTGCCGCACCTTCCCGGGGCCCGCCGACCACACGCTGACCTGGCCGCAGGTGCTCGCGCGCGTCCGCGGGGTCGCCCGCGAGCTGCGGCGCGTCACCCGGCCGGGCGACCGGGTGGCGATCGTCGCCCGGCAGGACCTCGGCTACGTCACCGCCTTCCTCGGGACGCTCTACGCCGGGCGCGTCGCGGTGCCGCTGTCCGTCCCGACCGGCCGCACCGGCCGCGCCCGGATCGAGTCGGCCTTCGCGGACGCCACCCCCGCGGCCTGCCTGACCTCGAAGGACTTCCTGGACCAGGTCCCGCCGGCCACCGTGCTCGCCGTCGAGGACATCGCGGACGTCGAGCCCGGCGACGCCGAGCCGCCCGCCGCCGTGGCGATGACCGATCCCGCGTACCTGCAGTACACCTCCGGCTCGACCCGCCGCCCGGCCGGCGCGGTGATCTCGCACCGCGCGCTGGTGGCGGCCTGCTGGCAGACCACCCGGTGCTACCACGCCGACGCGTCGACGCCGCTGGCCGGCTGGGTGCCGTTCTTCCACGACATGGGCCTGGTGCTGCTCATCGGCACGCCGGTCTTCCTCGGCTCGCGGTCGGTTTTCTTCACACCGATGGAGTTCGTGCGCGACCCGCTGCGCTGGATCCGGTTGCTGGCCGGGCTCCCGGGCGTCGTCAGCGCTGCGCCCAACTTCGCCTTCGACCTGGCTGCCGAAGCGGCGGAGGACCTCGAAGCCGTCGACCTCTCGCGGGTGAACTCGGTGCTCAACGGCAGCGAGCCGGTCCGCGCGGCCACCGTCGAGGCCTTCGAGCGGGCCTTCGCCCCCTTCGGGCTGCCGCGGGCCGCGCACAAGCCGTGTTACGGGCTGGCCGAGGCGACGGTGTTCGTCACGAGCGCGGGTGCCGAGGGGCCCACCGTACGGGTGTTCGACGGCGAGCAGCGCGTCTCGGTCGGGCGGCCGTACGGTCAGCGCGTTCGCATTGTCGACAAAGAGATCCAGGTGTCCGGGCCCAACGTCGCCGACGGATACTGGGGGCGGGACGACGTGATCGCCCCCGGCGGCTGGCTGCGCACCGGCGACCTCGGCTTCGTCCACGACGGCGAGCTCTACGTCACCGGACGGCTCAAGGACCTGATCATCGTCGACGGCCGCAACCACCACCCGCAGGACATCGAAGCCACCGTCGAGGCCGCGCACCCCGGTATCCGGCGCGTCGCCGCGTTCGCCGTGCGGGACGGCCACGGCGAAGGCGTCGCGGTCGTGGCCGGGTGCACGGCGCCGGACGCCTCGGTCGAAACGGCCGTGCGGCGGGCCGTCTCGGCCGCCCACGACCTGCCATTGCGCGCCCTGTGGCTGGTCCGACCGGGCGAGGTGCCGCGGACCTCCAGCGGCAAGGTGTCCCGCACCGCCGCCCGCGAGCGCTGGTGGGGCGAGAATGAGCGGCATGGCTGA
- a CDS encoding acyl carrier protein — MADPGTYVDEIRRIISFALELPPERLADTTPFDDLGMTSRQRIQLLARVEVNYGVSVDLDELDRLVDIRGVAEVISEAVAAQRAGG, encoded by the coding sequence ATGGCTGACCCGGGCACCTACGTCGACGAGATCCGGCGGATCATCAGCTTCGCCCTGGAGCTCCCGCCCGAGCGGCTCGCCGACACGACGCCGTTCGACGACCTCGGCATGACGTCCCGGCAGCGGATCCAGCTGCTGGCGCGGGTCGAGGTGAACTACGGCGTGTCGGTCGACCTCGACGAGCTCGACCGGCTGGTGGACATCCGCGGCGTCGCCGAGGTGATCTCCGAGGCGGTCGCGGCGCAGCGCGCCGGCGGGTAG
- a CDS encoding WXG100 family type VII secretion target yields MAEWAEIKKVLDDPNVSMDTKTKLMEEYDRNTFNFNDEEEEYAKKYIENYSDGAGGWDAFDSDDTDEIVSEAKQESAAKNQEHQRQTAERDQAKKNLDGIATPTLGVGAKSSDEQLDQGNVAVDLLAKWTDEVWNQIKGGEGEKKNSQTDLKDKFHENRGIQYQKFLSDADDLSKAHKVVEDTLGKSDTELQTLFGEWKGKGANAAEIKYDETIKPHAKELSQQIDGAAKLIPQTVTQVFTAVKKKVDEVLQLHRPVIAEADIPMAKDVLKIANGDTGEFDDFMKVAGWIDAVNAKNGNPSNLAERLQNDDCGFNDENKEYGRNVCRYWRDGAFATEYKSLITAFDGSCQAAKQTIDQQFGALARYMDGYRNQLTEAKNEGGGDKTGNTGNTGNTGNTGSTGTGSTGTGGGGTGGGATTPSAAEPPKAEEPPKPEDGKNPITGKPLEVDPSTGQPYPIDPKTGEAIKDLDDTDTVSVKKGDNTISMSEPDKEGKQDISVDDGHGHKKDYHLDWGDDDKAKDGAGKDAAAGDKASFGPQGSQQAVKDGQPAADGSYKPGADGKIHIQDGNLKITAERPEGPDGPTIVTVDDGKGEPTTYTLDEKHDPKAGDLKADDLKADVKPVSDGAGSDIRHDANAESAPAKDPAPANPDPGFTRSDAASATGGFSAPGGFEGDLGGGSGVGAEPAVATADAGVGAGTGAASADATTTAGASDFGSAVTGGGSPDFAGAVSLDPGAQTGSDASLPMSDGGGGLGATPVDPGVHQAAASSSSSSAMSGMGGMGMMGGMGGAPGGGGGDQQRGPSQYRIEGGVFETSGAKGRISGSLDDEGDRSIRYDR; encoded by the coding sequence ATGGCCGAATGGGCTGAGATCAAGAAGGTCCTCGACGACCCGAACGTCTCCATGGACACCAAGACGAAGCTCATGGAGGAGTACGACCGCAACACCTTCAACTTCAACGACGAAGAAGAAGAGTACGCGAAGAAGTACATCGAAAACTATTCCGACGGTGCCGGCGGCTGGGACGCGTTCGACTCGGACGACACCGACGAGATCGTCTCCGAGGCGAAGCAGGAGTCGGCCGCCAAGAACCAGGAACACCAGCGCCAGACCGCCGAACGCGACCAGGCGAAGAAGAACCTCGACGGAATCGCCACGCCGACGCTGGGGGTCGGCGCGAAGAGTTCCGACGAACAGCTCGACCAGGGCAATGTCGCGGTCGACCTGCTGGCGAAGTGGACCGACGAGGTCTGGAACCAGATCAAGGGCGGCGAGGGCGAAAAGAAGAACTCCCAGACCGACCTCAAGGACAAGTTCCACGAGAACCGCGGGATCCAGTACCAGAAGTTCCTCAGCGACGCCGACGACCTGAGCAAGGCGCACAAGGTCGTCGAGGACACCCTCGGCAAGAGCGACACCGAGCTCCAGACCCTCTTCGGCGAGTGGAAGGGCAAGGGCGCCAACGCCGCGGAGATCAAGTACGACGAGACGATCAAGCCGCACGCCAAGGAGCTGTCGCAGCAGATCGACGGGGCGGCGAAGCTGATCCCGCAGACCGTGACGCAGGTCTTCACCGCGGTCAAGAAGAAGGTCGACGAGGTCCTGCAGCTGCACCGCCCGGTGATCGCCGAGGCCGACATCCCGATGGCCAAGGACGTCCTCAAGATCGCCAACGGCGACACCGGGGAATTCGACGACTTCATGAAGGTCGCCGGCTGGATCGACGCCGTCAACGCGAAGAACGGCAATCCGTCGAACCTCGCCGAGCGCCTGCAGAACGACGACTGCGGCTTCAACGACGAGAACAAGGAATACGGCCGCAACGTCTGCCGCTACTGGCGCGATGGCGCGTTCGCGACCGAGTACAAGAGCCTGATCACCGCGTTCGACGGTTCCTGCCAGGCGGCCAAGCAGACCATCGACCAGCAGTTCGGCGCGCTGGCGCGGTACATGGACGGCTACCGCAACCAGCTGACCGAGGCCAAGAACGAAGGCGGCGGCGACAAGACCGGCAACACGGGCAACACCGGGAACACGGGAAACACCGGGAGCACCGGGACGGGCAGCACCGGAACCGGGGGCGGTGGCACCGGTGGCGGCGCGACGACGCCGTCGGCGGCCGAGCCACCGAAGGCCGAAGAGCCGCCCAAGCCGGAAGACGGCAAGAACCCGATCACCGGGAAGCCGCTGGAGGTCGACCCGTCGACCGGCCAGCCGTACCCGATCGACCCGAAGACCGGCGAGGCCATCAAGGACCTCGACGACACCGACACGGTGTCGGTCAAGAAGGGCGACAACACGATCTCGATGTCCGAGCCCGACAAGGAGGGCAAGCAGGACATCTCCGTGGACGACGGCCACGGCCACAAGAAGGACTACCACCTCGACTGGGGTGACGACGACAAGGCCAAGGACGGCGCAGGCAAGGACGCCGCCGCCGGGGACAAGGCCTCCTTCGGGCCGCAGGGCAGCCAGCAGGCGGTCAAGGACGGACAGCCCGCGGCCGACGGCTCCTACAAGCCGGGCGCGGACGGCAAGATCCACATCCAGGACGGCAACCTCAAGATCACCGCCGAGCGGCCGGAGGGCCCGGACGGGCCGACGATCGTGACCGTCGACGACGGAAAGGGCGAGCCGACCACCTACACCCTGGACGAGAAGCACGACCCGAAGGCAGGCGACCTCAAAGCGGACGACCTCAAGGCGGACGTCAAGCCGGTGTCCGACGGTGCGGGCTCGGACATCCGGCACGACGCGAACGCCGAGTCCGCGCCGGCGAAGGACCCCGCGCCGGCCAACCCCGACCCGGGCTTCACGCGCAGCGATGCAGCCTCGGCGACCGGCGGGTTCAGCGCACCCGGCGGCTTCGAGGGCGACCTCGGCGGCGGGAGCGGTGTCGGGGCCGAGCCCGCGGTGGCGACGGCCGATGCGGGCGTCGGAGCCGGGACGGGTGCCGCCTCCGCAGACGCGACCACGACGGCTGGCGCGAGCGACTTCGGCTCGGCCGTCACCGGCGGCGGGTCGCCGGACTTCGCCGGTGCCGTCTCGCTCGACCCGGGTGCCCAGACGGGCAGCGACGCCTCGCTGCCGATGTCCGACGGCGGCGGCGGGCTCGGCGCGACTCCGGTCGACCCCGGCGTGCACCAGGCGGCCGCGAGCTCGTCGAGCTCGAGCGCGATGTCGGGCATGGGCGGCATGGGGATGATGGGCGGCATGGGCGGCGCGCCCGGCGGTGGCGGCGGTGACCAGCAGCGCGGGCCCAGCCAGTACCGCATCGAGGGCGGCGTGTTCGAGACGAGTGGCGCGAAGGGCCGCATCAGCGGCTCGCTCGACGACGAGGGTGACCGTTCGATCCGGTACGACCGGTGA